The genomic stretch ACATGAAGGGAATGATGAAGTGATGGTAAGGATGAGATGTGTGTGGTATGGCTGTCATacacgagtaatgttataagtctctCTTGAATCCTtcaaagaatgatgtggttattaaaatcaccaatgggcttatgattgatcattattggattttgatcaaatggtaattttaatagtcacatcatttttagggGACTCAAGAGGGATACAAAaaggacttctagaattactcgtcAAACATACTAtataatgaaaatttgtttgaaattaaaACGTGTgtttactattctatttatagaaaaaaaatatatatatattacaaacaaACATTATCGAAATACATGGAAATTTACAACTAACTATCtggaatatgtaaatttaatctgTTATGATGTTATTTGACTATTCAAATATAGACAAGAATTTAAATATGTTACATGATGTTATCCGTCATGTGACATATTTAAGTTTGACTTTGTGTATGAGGATGAGAAGCATCCTTATCTCCAATAAAGAgcataagcatatatatatatacaagaatttATAGAGATCGGAAAAACTAATTAATGGGTGGGATAATAATGGGAGGGCAATGTTTCCCATTTGTGGCACATGTGATAAGAGGAAAATGGTTTGCGTTTTATGCAGCAATGATGGTGATGATCGGGTCGGGAACATCCTACGTCTTTAATCTCTACAACCAAACGATTCAAGATAATCTTGGATATGACGAAGTTGGAATGAGTACAATAGATTATTACAAAGTTGTTGGAACATGGCTGGCGGTTTTCAATGGCCTCATAGTTGAGCTCATACCAGCATGGTTTGGGCTCTTCCTCGGCGCAACCATGAACTTCGGCGGCTATTTTATGGCATGGCTTGCTGTCACGAGATGGATTTCTCGCCCAAAAGTTTGGCAAATGTGCCTTTATTTGGCGGTGGCAACCAACTCTCCAAACTTTTCAGGCACAATAGCCATGGTCAATTCTATCAACAACTTCCCGATGAATCGAGGTGTTATTATTGGTCTACTCAAGAGTCTGGTGGGGCTTAGCGGAGCTACCATGAGCCAACTTTACCATGGTATTGTTAAAACACTATTTATTCTGAAAGTTTAATTAGCTAATAcgaacaaaattaattaaattatttaatttatattgattCCCCTCATGCGGGagtttgaaatattttaattgattacttaatttatattctaacaggtaTATATGGAAATGATGCCAAGGATCTTATTCTTCTCTGTGCATGGCTCCCAGCCTCAGTATCAATCATATTTATGTTCACAATTAGGAATATTGCGAAGATTGGAAGGCAACCCCACGAGCTCAAGGCGTTCCTTAATATCTTTTATTTAACCATTTTACTTGCCCTTTTTCTCATGGTCGTGATTTTGCTTGAGAAATACATGATTGATATGACACAAGCAGCAACCCATACAAAATGTGCCATTACCATGACTGTCACTACCTTGCTCCTCCTCCCGCTCATTTTTGTCGTTAAAGAAGAAGCTGCCATCTGGAAACGGGTAAAtattaaatctttatttattctaaaagtttaagctcgtaattaagaaattatggacttaaatgattttaatttatattgtagCAGGTAACGGTTGAGAAACTGCCACAAGTATCAATATTGCCTGCAGATTCTTCTTCTATTCAGCCGAAAGAAAATTCTTTTGCAAATATCTTGATAAACAAACCAGAAAGAGGAGAAGACCACACCATTTTGCAA from Corylus avellana chromosome ca1, CavTom2PMs-1.0 encodes the following:
- the LOC132174047 gene encoding uncharacterized protein LOC132174047, with the protein product MGGQCFPFVAHVIRGKWFAFYAAMMVMIGSGTSYVFNLYNQTIQDNLGYDEVGMSTIDYYKVVGTWLAVFNGLIVELIPAWFGLFLGATMNFGGYFMAWLAVTRWISRPKVWQMCLYLAVATNSPNFSGTIAMVNSINNFPMNRGVIIGLLKSLVGLSGATMSQLYHGIYGNDAKDLILLCAWLPASVSIIFMFTIRNIAKIGRQPHELKAFLNIFYLTILLALFLMVVILLEKYMIDMTQAATHTKCAITMTVTTLLLLPLIFVVKEEAAIWKRVTVEKLPQVSILPADSSSIQPKENSFANILINKPERGEDHTILQAILSVDMLYILLVTLCGYGPALTFIEQLRPIGVALEYHERLIQSIITLTTIWNYYGRVYSGFVSELLLTKWKLSRSIMMSVILLLECSGLILVAFPKIPGTYYVASVIIGFSFGSQVSINLSMTSELFGLKHYATFLNFIQTLVPLSLYLMNTKLTKVLYAREATKYIPPGIDPSTLKDLTCTGQHCFMVPFSILAAIAFIGALVSLRFARKTREFYQGDIYKRFRFAT